A single region of the Pieris rapae chromosome 19, ilPieRapa1.1, whole genome shotgun sequence genome encodes:
- the LOC111001309 gene encoding spectrin beta chain isoform X5 produces the protein MTTDISVSRWDPSIGHGQEIIDEIEYDGGNSSSRLFERSRIKALADERESVQKKTFQKWVNSHLVRVGCRIGDLYVDMRDGKNLIKLLEVLSGERLPRPTKGKMRIHCLENVDKALQFLREQRVHLENMGSHDIVDGNPRLNLGLIWTIILRFQIQDITIEETDNKETKSAKDALLLWCQMKTAGYNNVNVRNFTTSWRDGLAFNAIIHKHRPDLIQFEKLHRSNPMHNLNNAFNVAEDKLGLTKLLDAEDIAVEHPDEKSIITYVVTYYHYFSKMKQETVQGKRIGKVVGIAMENEKMMQEYETLTSDLLQWIERTIEALGDRTFANSLEGVRQQLIQFANYRTVEKPPKFVEKGNLEVLLFTLQSRMRAANQKPYTPREGRMIHDINRAWERLEKSEHERELALREELIRQEKLEQLAARFNRKAQMRETWLSENQRLVSQDNFGFDLTAVEAAAKKHEAIETDIFAYEERVQAVVAVCGELQAERYHDIERVCARRDNVLRLWAYLLELLRARRARLELSLHLQQNFQEMLYILDSMEEIKMRLLTDDYGKHLMGVEDLLQKHALVEADINVLGERVKVVVGQSQRFLEQEEGGYRPCDPAITVERIQQLENAYAELVHLAVERRKRLEDSRKLWQFYWDMADEENWIKEKERIVSVDDIGHDLTTVYLLISKHKALEADVASHEPQLMDVAAVGDELISQGHFGADRIQERLRDILSQWNHLLDVVSLRNNRLDAAVRYHQLFADADDIDQWMLDTLRLVSSEDTGVDEAQVQSLLKKHKDVTDELKHYANVIQQLKQQASELSPEDASSAEVRDRLGAMDARLNELSELARLRKQRLLDALSLHKLLAEADAADQWIAEKDRMLDTMHPPKDIDDVEIMKHRYDGFDKEMNANASRVAVVNQLARQLIHVEHPEAPRITERQAQLNQAWSGLREKAEAKKDELKSAQGVQTFYIECRETVSWIEDKKRILQQTDNLEMDLNGVMTLQRRLSGMERDLAAIQARISSLEDEANSIEGEHPEEARLIRERVVTITENWDQLTQMLKERDSKLEEAGDLHRFLRSVDHFQAWLTKTQTDVASEDIPSSLPEAEKLLSQHQTIKEEIDNYKDEYAKMMEYGEKITAEPSTADDPQYMFLRERLKALREGWAELQQMWENRQQLLTQSLELQLLQRDARQAEVLLAHQEHRIAKIEPPANLEQAENMIKEHEAFLTTMEANDDKINSVVQFANRLVEERHFDADKIQRKAESIRARRDANRDKAVEQMDKLQDQLQLHQFLQDCDELGEWVQEKNVTAQDDTYRSAKTIHSKWTRHQAFEAEIAANKERLFAVQNAAEELMKQKPEFVEIISPKMTELQDQFENLQTTTKDKGERLFDANREVLLHQTCDDIDSWMNELEKQIENTDTGTDLASVNILMQKQQMIETQMAVKAKQVTELETQAEYLQKTVPDKMEEIKEKKKSVEHRFEQLKAPLLDRQRHLAKKKEAFQFRRDIEDEKLWVHEKMPLALSTDYGNSLFNVQMLQKKNQSLKTETDNHEPRILTVISNGQKLIDEGHEDSDEFKRLIEELTARWRELKDAIEQRKNNLSQWGKAHQYLFDANEAEAWMSEQELYMMVEDRGKDEISAQNLIKKHEILEQAVDDYANTIRQLGETVRQLTSEEHPLSEQISVKQSQVDKLYAGLKDLAGERRAKLDEALRLFQLSREVDDLEQWITERELVASSQELGQDYEHVTLLWERFKEFARETQSVGSERVATAERIADQMIAMGHSDNATIAQWKEGLKETWQDLLELIDTRTQMLAASRELHKYFHDCKDALQRVNEKARGVSDELGRDALSVSALQRKHHNFMQDLSTLQNQVESINAECARLGASYAGEKAAEITRRAGEVSEAWASLQAACEARRAKLEDADQLYRFLSQVRTLTIWMDDVVRSMNTGEKPRDVSGVELLMNNHQSLKAEIEAREENFAVCIALGRELLARQHYASSDIRDKLHLLTDQRNALLRRWEERWENLQLILEVYQFARDAAVAEAWLIAQEPYLMSQELGHTIDEVESLIKKHEAFEKSAAAQEDRFSALQRLTTFEVKEMKRRQEAAAAAERERQEKEAAEAAAQAAAQDAVDRASSPEPEQPVVRRTSTKAAEKAQERPHSQPAPGTSSTPNTPSTSGKVKSRSRSKSPFRSFRWKAAKKLLSGTHHSDDEEGASPGSEDEGVEGMLVRKHEWESAAKRASNRSWDKVYVVAKDGRMSFYKDAKAYKAAPEQHWRGEAPLDLNGAVVEQAANYTKKKHVFRLRLSNGAEFLLQAHDESEMSGWVDALRSRTAAPAPRSHTLPAPHQAEPKRRSFFTLKKKSVATLTYLFSP, from the exons ATGACGACCGATATATCGGTGTCCCGCTGGGACCCGTCCATCGGCCATGGGCAGGAGATCATCGATGAGATCGAGTACGATGGCGGCAATTCATCCTCAAGGCTCTTCGAACGATCGCGCATCAAGGCGCTTGctg ACGAACGAGAGAGCGTCCAAAAGAAGACGTTCCAGAAATGGGTGAATTCTCACTTGGTGCGGGTGGGGTGCCGTATCGGCGACCTCTATGTGGACATGCGAGATGGCAAGAACCTCATCAAACTACTCGAAGTTCTCTCGGGAGAGAGATTG ccTCGACCAACGAAAGGCAAGATGCGTATTCACTGCTTGGAGAATGTTGACAAAGCTCTGCAGTTCCTGCGGGAACAACGAGTACACCTGGAGAACATGGGGTCTCATGACATAGTCGATGGAAACCCTCGACTTAACCTCGGACTTATATGGACCATTATTTTGCGGTTCCAG ATTCAAGACATTACAATTGAAGAGACCGATAATAAAGAAACGAAATCGGCGAAGGACGCTCTGCTACTCTGGTGTCAGATGAAGACGGCTGGTTACAACAACGTCAATGTTCGTAACTTCACAACGTCCTGGCGCGATGGTTTGGCCTTCAATGCGATCATTCACAAGCATAGACCAGATTTGATTCAGTTTGAAAAACTGCACAGAAGTAATCCGATGCACAACTTGAACAATGCCTTTAATGTTGCTGAAGATAAGTTGGGGCTTACCAAGCTGCTTGATGCTGAAG ATATCGCGGTTGAGCACCCTGACGAGAAGTCCATAATAACATACGTGGTGACGTACTACCATTACTTCAGCAAGATGAAGCAAGAAACTGTTCAAGGGAAGCGTATTGGCAAAGTTGTGGGCATCGCTATGGAGAATGAGAAGATGATGCAGGAGTACGAGACACTTACTAG TGATCTTCTGCAATGGATCGAGCGTACCATCGAAGCCCTCGGAGACAGAACATTCGCTAACTCATTGGAGGGAGTGAGACAACAACTGATTCAGTTTGCTAACTATCGTACTGTGGAGAAACCGCCCAA GTTTGTAGAGAAAGGAAACTTGGAAGTACTCTTATTCACTCTCCAGTCTCGTATGCGAGCGGCCAATCAGAAGCCGTATACGCCACGCGAGGGTCGTATGATACACGACATCAATCGTGCTTGGGAACGCCTTGAGAAGTCGGAGCACGAACGGGAATTGGCTTTGAGAGAAGAGTTGATAAGACAGGAGAAGTTGGAGCAGTTGGCTGCTAG attcaATCGCAAGGCTCAGATGCGTGAAACATGGTTATCTGAGAACCAACGATTGGTCAGTCAAGATAACTTTGGCTTCGATTTAACAGCAGTGGAGGCGGCAGCTAAGAAGCATGAAGCTATCGAAACTGATATCTTCGCGTACGAGGAAAGAGTCCAGGCTGTGGTCGCTGTTTGTGGGGAACTACAGGCCGAAAG GTATCATGACATTGAGCGTGTGTGCGCTCGTCGCGACAACGTACTACGTCTGTGGGCGTATTTGCTCGAGTTGCTTCGTGCACGCCGAGCTCGTCTTGAACTAAGCCTGCATCTGCAACAGAACTTCCAG GAAATGCTGTACATCCTGGACTCCATGGAAGAAATCAAGATGCGTCTCCTGACCGATGACTACGGCAAACATTTGATGGGAGTGGAGGACTTGCTGCAGAAGCATGCATTAGTTGAAGCTGACATCAACGTATTGGGAGAACGTGTGAag GTCGTAGTAGGTCAATCTCAGAGATTCCTGGAGCAAGAGGAAGGTGGATACCGTCCATGTGACCCTGCCATCACCGTAGAGAGAATTCAGCAGCTGGAGAATGCATATGCTGAACTGGTTCATCTGGCTGTTGAGAGAAG GAAGCGACTTGAAGACAGCCGTAAATTGTGGCAGTTCTACTGGGACATGGCTGATGAAGAGAACTGGATTAAGGAGAAGGAGAGGATCGTCTCCGTTGATGACATTGGACATGATCTTACTACGG tttacctGCTGATATCCAAGCACAAGGCGCTGGAAGCGGATGTGGCATCTCACGAGCCGCAATTGATGGATGTGGCCGCTGTTGGAGACGAACTCATCTCGCAGGGACACTTTGGAGCCGATAGGATACAG GAGCGTCTCCGAGACATCCTGTCGCAATGGAACCACCTTTTGGATGTGGTGTCTCTCCGTAACAACCGATTGGATGCGGCTGTACGTTATCACCAGCTGTTCGCTGACGCTGATGATATTGACCAATGGATGCTTGATACTTTGCG GTTGGTTTCATCCGAAGACACTGGTGTAGATGAGGCTCAAGTGCAGAGTCTATTGAAAAAACACAAAGACGTTACAGACGAGCTGAAACACTATGCCAACGTTATTCAACAACTTAAGCAACAA gcAAGCGAACTTAGTCCGGAAGACGCGAGCAGCGCTGAAGTACGCGATCGTTTGGGAGCAATGGACGCGCGTCTCAACGAGCTCTCGGAACTCGCACGTCTACGCAAGCAGCGTCTACTCGACGCCCTGTCTTTGCACAAGCTGTTGGCTGAAGCTGATGCGGCGGACCAATGGATTGCGGAGAAGGATCGAATGCTGGATACTATGCATCCACCGAAGGATATTGACGATGTGGAGATTATGAAACACAG ATACGATGGCTTCGACAAGGAGATGAACGCTAACGCGTCAAGAGTGGCTGTGGTGAACCAGTTGGCTCGTCAGCTCATTCACGTGGAACACCCTGAGGCACCGCGTATTACAGAAAGACAGGCTCAGCTCAACCAGGCCTGGAGTGGGCTTAGGGAGaag GCGGAGGCTAAGAAGGACGAGTTGAAATCGGCTCAAGGTGTACAAACCTTCTACATTGAGTGCCGTGAGACCGTCTCATGGATTGAAGACAAGAAACGCATTCTGCAACAGACCGACAATCTGGAGATGGATCTTAACG GTGTGATGACTCTCCAACGTCGTCTCTCGGGAATGGAGCGCGATTTAGCAGCCATTCAGGCCCGCATCAGTTCATTGGAGGACGAGGCCAATTCCATCGAAGGAGAACATCCGGAAGAAGCAAGGCTTATCCGGGAACGCGTTGTCACTATTACAGAGAACTGGGATCAGCTTACACAAATG ctcAAAGAGCGCGATTCAAAACTGGAAGAAGCTGGAGATTTGCATCGCTTCTTGCGTTCTGTGGATCACTTCCAGGCCTGGCTTACGAAGACCCAGACCGATGTTGCATCAGAAG ATATTCCATCAAGTCTTCCGGAGGCGGAGAAGCTCTTGTCTCAACACCAGACCATCAAGGAAGAGATCGACAACTACAAGGACGAGTATGCCAAGATGATGGAGTATGGAGAGAAGATCACTGcc GAACCATCGACAGCAGACGACCCGCAATACATGTTCCTTCGAGAACGGCTAAAGGCTCTCCGCGAAGGATGGGCAGAGTTGCAGCAGATGTGGGAGAACCGGCAGCAGTTGCTCACGCAGTCCCTCGAGCTGCAATTGCTGCAGAGAGATGCTCGTCAGGCTGAGGTGCTTCTAGCACATCAGGAGCATAG aattgcTAAGATCGAGCCACCAGCGAACTTGGAACAGGCTGAAAATATGATCAAAGAGCACGAAGCCTTCCTTACCACGATGGAAGCCAACGATGACAAGATTAACTCTGTCGTCCAGTTCGCCAATCGCCTCGTCGAGGAGAGACACTTTGACGCAGACAAGATCCAACGCAAGGCTGAGAGCATCCGCGCCAGACGAGACGCTAATAGAGACAAGGCTGTCGAACAGATGGACAAACTTCAAGACCAACTTCAGTTGCACCAATTCCTTCAAGACTGCGACGAACTCGGCGAGTGGGTCCAAGAAAAGAATGTCACCGCCCAAGATGACACTTACCGCTCGGCGAAAACCATCCACTCCAAGTGGACCCGCCATCAAGCTTTCGAAGCGGAAATTGCCGCCAACAAGGAGAGGCTCTTCGCGGTACAGAACGCGGCCGAGGAACTCATGAAACAGAAACCGGAGTTCGTCGAAATAATTTCACCCAAAATGACCGAACTGCAAGACCAATTCGAAAACCTTCAAACGACAACAAAAGACAAGGGCGAACGGCTCTTCGACGCCAACCGTGAAGTTCTCTTACACCAGACGTGTGACGATATCGATTCCTGGATGAACGAGCTGGAGAAACAAATCGAGAACACCGATACGGGCACTGATCTGGCATCTGTGAACATTCTCATGCAGAAGCAACAGATGATCGAGACTCAGATGGCAGTCAAGGCGAAACAGGTTACCGAGCTGGAGACACAAGCCGAGTACCTCCAAAAGACAGTGCCAGATAAGATGGAGGAGATCAAAGAGAAGAAGAAGTCTGTGGAACATAGATTCGAACAGCTCAAAGCTCCCTTACTGGATCGTCAAAGACACTTGGCCAAGAAGAAGGAAGCCTTCCAATTCCGCCGCGACATCGAGGATGAGAAACTATGGGTACACGAGAAGATGCCGTTGGCTTTGAGCACCGATTATGGAAACTCACTGTTCAACGTACAGATGTTGCAAAAGAAGAACCAGTCCCTCAAAACAGAGACGGATAACCATGAGCCGAGGATTTTAACTGTCATCTCCAATGGCCAGAAGTTAATCGACGAAGGCCACGAAGACTCGGATGAATTCAAGAGGCTTATTGAAGAACTCACGGCTAGGTGGCGAGAActtaaag aCGCTATCGAACAACGCAAGAACAATCTGTCACAATGGGGCAAGGCTCACCAATACCTGTTCGACGCGAACGAAGCCGAGGCCTGGATGAGCGAACAAGAGCTGTACATGATGGTAGAAGACCGTGGAAAAGACGAAATTTCAGCACAAAACCTTATCAAGAAGCACGAAATATTGGAGCAGGCGGTCGATGATTACGCCAACACTATTCGTCAGCTTGGTGAAACTGTTCGTCAGTTGACGAGTGAAGAACATCCTCTGAG TGAGCAAATATCCGTGAAGCAATCCCAAGTGGACAAGCTGTACGCTGGTCTTAAAGACCTGGCTGGCGAACGAAGAGCTAAGCTGGATGAAGCCTTGAGGTTATTCCAGCTTTCGCGTGAAGTGGACGATCTTGAGCAATGGATCACTGAGAGGGAGCTAGTTGCCAGCTCACAGGAGCTTGGGCAAGATTATGAGCATGTCACT cTATTATGGGAGCGTTTTAAAGAGTTCGCCCGTGAGACCCAATCAGTTGGTTCAGAGCGGGTCGCCACAGCTGAAAGAATCGCGGACCAGATGATCGCTATGGGACATTCTGACAATGCAACCATCGCTCAGTGGAAGGAAGGCCTCAAGGAAACCTGGCAGGATCTTCTGGAGCTCATTGATACGAGGACACAG atGTTAGCGGCGTCACGAGAGCTGCACAAATACTTCCACGACTGCAAGGATGCTCTGCAAAGAGTGAACGAGAAGGCAAGAGGAGTTAGCGACGAACTCGGTCGCGATGCCCTCTCTGTCTCCGCTTTGCAGAGGAAGCATCACAACTTCATGCAGGATCTATCTACGCTGCAGAACCAG GTTGAATCTATTAACGCCGAATGTGCTCGTCTTGGCGCGTCATATGCCGGGGAGAAGGCAGCCGAGATCACCCGAAGAGCTGGGGAGGTTTCCGAAGCGTGGGCGTCTCTCCAGGCCGCGTGTGAAGCCAGAAGGGCCAAGTTGGAAGACGCTGATCAACTCTACCGCTTCCTGAGCCAAGTGCGAACCCTCACCATATGGATGGATGACGTTGTCCGGTCGATGAACACTGGGGAGAAGCCGAG AGATGTAAGCGGCGTAGAGCTTCTTATGAACAACCACCAGTCCCTAAAAGCGGAGATCGAGGCCCGCGAAGAGAACTTTGCGGTGTGCATAGCTCTTGGAAGAGAATTACTCGCAAGGCAACATTACGCGTCGTCTGATATAAGGGACAAGTTGCATCTCCTCACTGATCAGAGGAACGCCTTGCTGAGACGCTGGGAGGAGAGATGGGAAAATCTTCAGCTTA TCCTGGAAGTGTACCAATTCGCTCGCGATGCGGCAGTGGCCGAAGCCTGGCTGATCGCCCAAGAGCCTTACCTGATGTCTCAGGAACTGGGTCACACCATCGACGAGGTGGAGAGCCTTATCAAGAAGCACGAAGCCTTCGAGAAGTCGGCTGCCGCCCAAGAAGACCGCTTCAGCGCATTGCAGAGGCTTACCACT TTCGAAGTGAAAGAGATGAAGCGTCGCCAAGAAGCGGCTGCGGCTGCCGAGAGGGAGAGACAGGAGAAGGAAGCTGCCGAAGCCGCGGCTCAGGCTGCAGCGCAGGATGCTGTCGACCGTGCTTCTTCTCCTGAGCCAGAACAACCCG TCGTAAGGAGAACATCTACTAAAGCGGCTGAGAAGGCCCAAGAGAGACCGCATTCCCAGCCAG